In Thermodesulfobacteriota bacterium, the genomic stretch TACCGCCAGGGTGCCTTACGGCAGCAAGTCGCGCGAGACCATTGAAAGGTACTCCTTCGAGATCGCGGCCTTTCTTGCGAAACACGACATAAAGATGCTGGTGGCCGCATGCAATACGGCCTCGGCCTTCGCGGTGCCGGGCCTTGCAAGGGAGCTCCCCATCCCGGTCCTGGGCGTCATCCTGCCCGGAGCGCGCGCGGCGGCGGCGGCGACACGGACCGGCAGGGTCGGGGTCATCGGCACCGAGGGCACCATAAAAAGCGGCGCGTACGTCTCTGCCATAAAGGCCGAGAACCCGGCGGTGTCGGCCTTCGTAGAGGCCTGCCCCCTCTTCGTTCCGCTCGTGGAAGAAGGCTGGGCCGAGGACGAAATAACCGTGAAGGTTGCGGAGCGTTATCTTGCCGGGCTGAAGGAGGCTTCCATCGACACCCTGGTCCTCGGCTGCACGCATTACCCGCTCCTTAAAAAGACCATCGCCTCAGTCATGGGCGATGGGGTCACGCTCATAGACTCGGCCGCCTCGACAGCCGCCGAGGTCAAGAGGACGCTCGCGGAAAGAGGGTTGCTGAACGACTGCGCGGGCGCGGCGTCACACAGGTTCTTCGTGACCGACTCGCCAGAGAGGTTCATGGTCGTCGGCAAAAGGTTCTTCGGCGACAAGCTCTCCGAGGCCGTACTTGCAGTCCTTACCGAGGCCCAGGATG encodes the following:
- the murI gene encoding glutamate racemase translates to MKRNPIGVFDSGIGGLTVLREITSLLPNESTIYFGDTARVPYGSKSRETIERYSFEIAAFLAKHDIKMLVAACNTASAFAVPGLARELPIPVLGVILPGARAAAAATRTGRVGVIGTEGTIKSGAYVSAIKAENPAVSAFVEACPLFVPLVEEGWAEDEITVKVAERYLAGLKEASIDTLVLGCTHYPLLKKTIASVMGDGVTLIDSAASTAAEVKRTLAERGLLNDCAGAASHRFFVTDSPERFMVVGKRFFGDKLSEAVLAVLTEAQDAQKT